A genome region from Bacillaceae bacterium IKA-2 includes the following:
- a CDS encoding cytochrome c biogenesis CcdA family protein, translating to MFNLVIEEFSFLAIGLALFAGIVSFLSPCIFPLVPAYLAQLTGTSISNNQLNADRKIIISRSIGFIIGFTIIFMLLGASSTAFGQLFMKNRELLEKLGGIVIVVLGLQMYGVFSFKMLMSEKRLQSKPKKSTSFFGSVGFGLIFGAGWSPCIGLVLSSILILAAQSGSMASGMFLLFVYSIGLGIPFLIVALLFSKSLNKIKKISKYLPLIQKGSGIIMIILGILLYTGLFARISGWLAQFIPITI from the coding sequence GTGTTTAATTTGGTCATTGAAGAATTTTCCTTTTTAGCAATTGGACTTGCATTGTTTGCTGGGATTGTTTCATTTTTATCCCCTTGTATATTTCCGTTAGTTCCTGCTTATCTAGCACAATTAACTGGAACATCAATATCAAACAACCAGCTTAATGCAGACAGAAAAATCATTATCTCAAGAAGTATTGGTTTCATTATTGGCTTCACGATTATCTTCATGTTATTAGGGGCATCTAGTACGGCGTTTGGACAATTATTTATGAAAAATCGCGAACTACTAGAAAAACTAGGTGGCATCGTTATTGTCGTCTTGGGGTTACAGATGTATGGAGTATTTTCATTTAAAATGTTAATGAGTGAAAAGCGCCTTCAGTCTAAACCAAAAAAATCGACAAGTTTCTTTGGGTCTGTTGGATTCGGTCTTATCTTCGGAGCGGGTTGGTCGCCTTGTATCGGATTAGTGCTTTCTTCAATCTTGATATTGGCAGCTCAAAGCGGGTCTATGGCTTCAGGTATGTTTTTACTATTTGTTTATTCAATTGGTTTAGGAATTCCCTTTCTAATTGTTGCTCTATTGTTCTCGAAATCATTAAATAAAATTAAAAAAATCAGTAAGTATCTCCCTCTCATTCAAAAGGGTAGCGGGATCATTATGATCATCTTAGGTATCCTATTATACACTGGTCTTTTTGCTCGTATATCAGGCTGGTTAGCTCAATTTATTCCAATAACAATTTGA
- a CDS encoding PBP1A family penicillin-binding protein, with protein sequence MRKKLIIGTLLFSIISVLSVSIYISIIFAGNYAIDNKKLVMDATTTLVDGDGEVITKLFVENRQIVAISAVPTHVQDAFVAVEDARFYGHRGIDFRSIGRALYKDIIARAKVEGGSTITQQLVKNTFLSNEKTWMRKTKEVLIAINLERRYSKQEILEMYLNRIYFGHGAYGIQAASGLYFNKDIAELTIDEGALLASLPKAPNTFSPFNNPELSKQRRDLVLSVMEQRGYLTGEETVSLQGRTVSVDFNKISENPAYLTYVDMVLEEAEVKYQLTSTEILRGGYTIVVPMDMATQQTAYEKFQDGSYFPSDGPDQKSEAALVLLDNETGGVLAAQGGRDYVRRGLNRVNVSRQPGSAIKPLVVYAPALESGLYQPYSLLQDELTDYDGYQPRNYNNHYEGAITMYDALKDSANAPAVWLLNELTVNEGKSYLNEIGIEIEDDGLALALGGMKQGLSPLQLATAFRPFAKEGKLVKPYFITSIYDRNNVEVVSVTTSERKVMSSQTAWYMTRMLEAVVTDGTGHQGDSKIAVAGKTGTTSYTEVEGASRDAWFVGYTPNVVGALWMGFDRTDPDHYLTVGSSYPTKLFKEIINENELNSSSLAFTKPTNVKELESPVRFVEINDLQARLSFKGLGLSIELLWSASTDTRLIYNIYEVSDSGRLMKIGEAKGEGEYSVRGINLFSMNEYVIKPFNPQTNLEGKPSNQTKASFSFARGDDLE encoded by the coding sequence GTGCGAAAAAAATTAATCATTGGCACCCTACTATTTTCAATAATATCAGTATTAAGTGTTTCTATTTATATAAGTATTATTTTTGCTGGAAACTATGCAATTGATAATAAAAAGCTTGTCATGGATGCAACGACTACATTAGTTGATGGAGATGGGGAAGTAATTACAAAACTGTTTGTTGAAAATCGACAAATTGTCGCGATTTCCGCTGTACCTACTCACGTTCAGGATGCTTTTGTGGCCGTAGAGGACGCCCGGTTTTATGGTCATCGCGGCATCGATTTCCGATCAATAGGTCGAGCTCTTTATAAAGATATAATCGCTCGGGCAAAGGTCGAAGGTGGAAGTACAATTACTCAGCAATTAGTGAAAAATACGTTTTTATCTAATGAAAAGACATGGATGCGAAAAACCAAAGAAGTTTTGATCGCAATTAACCTTGAACGTCGTTATAGTAAGCAGGAAATTCTTGAAATGTATTTAAATCGGATCTATTTTGGTCACGGGGCATATGGAATTCAAGCTGCTTCTGGACTTTATTTTAATAAAGACATTGCGGAGTTAACAATTGATGAAGGGGCCTTATTGGCTAGTTTACCAAAAGCACCAAATACATTTTCGCCGTTTAATAATCCTGAATTAAGCAAACAACGAAGAGACCTGGTTTTAAGTGTAATGGAGCAAAGAGGTTACTTAACAGGAGAAGAAACAGTTAGCTTACAAGGTCGAACAGTAAGTGTAGATTTCAATAAAATATCTGAAAATCCGGCTTACTTGACGTATGTGGATATGGTATTAGAGGAAGCGGAAGTGAAGTATCAGCTAACAAGCACTGAAATATTAAGAGGCGGCTACACAATTGTTGTTCCGATGGACATGGCTACCCAACAAACGGCATATGAAAAGTTTCAGGATGGAAGCTATTTTCCTAGTGACGGACCTGATCAAAAATCGGAAGCAGCTTTAGTATTGCTAGATAACGAAACAGGCGGTGTTCTAGCTGCTCAAGGAGGCCGCGACTATGTTAGACGCGGACTAAATAGGGTAAATGTTTCTCGTCAACCTGGATCAGCAATTAAACCATTAGTCGTTTATGCTCCCGCTTTAGAAAGTGGACTTTATCAGCCCTATTCTTTGCTACAAGATGAATTGACTGATTATGATGGCTATCAGCCTCGTAATTACAATAATCATTATGAAGGCGCGATAACAATGTATGATGCCTTAAAGGATTCTGCTAATGCACCTGCAGTTTGGTTATTAAACGAACTGACTGTGAATGAAGGTAAAAGCTATTTAAATGAAATTGGCATCGAAATCGAGGATGATGGCTTAGCTTTAGCATTAGGGGGAATGAAACAAGGTTTATCGCCACTACAATTAGCAACGGCATTTCGTCCTTTTGCAAAAGAAGGAAAATTAGTCAAACCTTATTTTATTACGAGTATTTATGATCGTAATAATGTAGAAGTTGTCTCAGTAACTACTTCTGAACGAAAGGTAATGTCTTCCCAGACAGCTTGGTATATGACAAGAATGCTAGAAGCTGTAGTTACAGATGGAACTGGGCACCAGGGTGATTCAAAGATAGCAGTAGCAGGGAAGACAGGAACAACTTCTTACACAGAAGTAGAAGGGGCATCTAGAGATGCATGGTTTGTCGGATATACACCAAATGTAGTTGGGGCTTTATGGATGGGCTTTGATCGAACTGATCCTGATCATTACTTAACTGTTGGGAGTTCGTATCCGACTAAATTATTTAAAGAAATTATTAATGAAAACGAATTGAATTCGAGTTCGCTGGCATTTACAAAGCCTACAAATGTCAAAGAGTTAGAATCACCAGTTCGTTTTGTTGAGATCAATGATTTACAAGCGCGATTGTCTTTTAAAGGATTAGGGTTAAGTATTGAGCTACTTTGGTCAGCATCTACTGACACAAGATTAATTTATAATATATATGAAGTCAGTGACAGTGGTCGCTTAATGAAAATCGGCGAAGCAAAAGGCGAAGGGGAATATAGCGTTCGAGGTATAAATTTATTTTCGATGAATGAATACGTGATAAAGCCATTCAATCCACAAACAAATCTTGAAGGTAAACCCTCAAATCAGACGAAAGCAAGCTTTTCGTTTGCTCGTGGAGACGATTTAGAATAA
- a CDS encoding GerAB/ArcD/ProY family transporter: MNQNSYQISKLEMTITLITMIIGVGILTLPRALAAAVGTPDGWISIIISAVINMLIVYLIVKLHRNFPNLTFLQFICSSSLGKWIGKPLGIFFMVYFIFFLGFEARILSIVVKMYLLDRTPFEVTVLLIFLTTTYAVTKGVQGIIHLNLLFLPFLSAGVIILIIFNLPEAQFDVILPITAEGFTPILMGLQETIFSFAGVEILFFFLAFMKLKDMKAASFNVGIAIVTGIYVVIVLLSYTILSFESSEIIVFPLVSLAKEVELIEGVLERYDPLMITIWVMTIFNTMAIAHFLATKIVKDEFLKKTRVSTIAILITFLAFISTFIPNSLQETFMMGEYVAYLGLGLMIVSLLVGYLFVWFKTGSKKQGESEVI, translated from the coding sequence GTGAATCAAAATAGCTATCAGATTTCAAAACTTGAAATGACGATTACGTTAATTACGATGATTATTGGTGTAGGGATTTTAACGCTTCCAAGGGCCTTAGCGGCGGCAGTTGGAACTCCAGATGGTTGGATTTCAATTATCATCAGTGCGGTGATAAATATGCTGATTGTTTATCTAATTGTAAAGTTACATCGAAATTTTCCTAATCTGACTTTTTTACAATTTATTTGTAGCAGTTCGCTAGGGAAATGGATAGGTAAGCCTTTAGGGATATTTTTCATGGTTTATTTTATTTTCTTTCTTGGTTTTGAAGCACGTATTTTATCAATTGTGGTTAAAATGTATTTGCTTGATCGCACTCCTTTTGAGGTAACGGTGCTGTTAATTTTTTTGACGACAACCTACGCAGTCACAAAAGGAGTGCAAGGGATCATCCATTTAAATTTATTATTTTTACCATTTTTATCAGCAGGGGTAATTATCTTAATTATCTTTAATTTACCTGAGGCTCAGTTTGATGTCATTCTACCGATAACTGCTGAAGGATTTACACCTATTTTAATGGGACTGCAAGAAACAATATTCTCTTTTGCGGGAGTTGAAATATTATTTTTCTTTCTCGCTTTTATGAAATTAAAAGACATGAAGGCGGCTAGTTTCAATGTTGGGATTGCTATAGTTACAGGTATATATGTAGTGATTGTTCTTTTGAGCTATACGATTTTATCTTTCGAATCAAGTGAAATTATTGTGTTTCCATTAGTGTCTTTGGCAAAGGAGGTAGAGTTAATTGAAGGGGTCCTTGAAAGATATGACCCATTAATGATTACAATTTGGGTTATGACCATTTTTAACACAATGGCGATCGCTCATTTCCTCGCAACAAAAATAGTAAAGGATGAATTCTTGAAAAAAACTCGGGTTTCGACGATTGCTATATTGATTACGTTTTTGGCATTTATTAGTACGTTTATTCCAAACTCGCTTCAAGAAACATTTATGATGGGTGAATATGTAGCTTATCTGGGTTTGGGGTTAATGATAGTTAGTCTACTAGTAGGATATTTATTCGTTTGGTTTAAAACAGGCAGTAAAAAGCAAGGGGAAAGTGAGGTGATCTAG
- a CDS encoding Ger(x)C family spore germination protein yields the protein MRKVIIAILSLLLLTSCWDLTEIEEIGFVLAVAIDPLSEEELAEYKKQYKKETGQKARQMYKTSYQVVIPSMIVEEGAKLEDKAFFNIKTVGSTNFKMARITSARISRRLNFQQLKVIIIDEHLLKTGDLAKFIDFYIRDHEMNRDTLVYVSKGGASEVLETKLPLESMVALSIKKIQDHYLQQHSMPAPKRIGEMATSVLDESSFIVPRIAAVGKELIMAGAAVILGGKNEMIGWLGEVDVMAHRLIVGEAKNLVIEGKVNEQLFDFEVDNFDSEINYQLKEGQDFFEINLRAEGFFVENWLDDLAIGEEETNKKLEAALEKEIERLATEFVEKMQSEFQVDIFELGKIVKKKNYHRWKEMKENWDGEDGYFSKANIEINAEVKIRHQMIIEQLG from the coding sequence ATGAGAAAAGTTATTATCGCTATTTTATCATTGTTATTGTTGACCTCGTGTTGGGACTTAACAGAAATAGAAGAAATTGGCTTTGTTTTAGCGGTAGCCATTGATCCTCTTTCAGAAGAAGAGTTAGCGGAGTATAAAAAGCAGTACAAGAAAGAAACTGGTCAAAAGGCCAGACAAATGTATAAAACATCGTATCAAGTCGTCATTCCAAGCATGATTGTAGAAGAGGGAGCTAAATTAGAGGATAAAGCATTTTTTAACATTAAGACAGTGGGTAGTACGAACTTTAAGATGGCACGGATAACTTCAGCTAGAATAAGTCGTCGTTTAAATTTCCAGCAATTAAAAGTTATCATTATTGATGAGCACTTGCTAAAAACAGGAGATTTGGCAAAGTTTATCGACTTTTACATAAGAGATCATGAAATGAATAGGGATACTTTAGTATACGTATCTAAAGGAGGTGCGAGTGAGGTTTTAGAAACAAAGCTGCCTCTTGAAAGTATGGTTGCACTCTCAATTAAGAAAATTCAGGATCATTATCTGCAACAACACAGTATGCCAGCCCCAAAACGAATTGGTGAAATGGCTACGTCTGTCCTTGATGAGAGTAGTTTTATTGTTCCGCGAATCGCTGCAGTAGGAAAAGAACTAATTATGGCTGGTGCAGCGGTGATTTTAGGAGGGAAGAACGAAATGATCGGTTGGTTAGGTGAAGTTGATGTAATGGCTCATAGGTTAATTGTCGGAGAAGCAAAAAACCTTGTAATAGAGGGGAAAGTAAATGAGCAATTGTTTGATTTTGAGGTCGATAATTTTGATTCGGAGATTAATTATCAACTGAAAGAGGGGCAAGATTTTTTTGAAATTAATCTAAGAGCAGAAGGTTTTTTTGTTGAAAATTGGTTAGATGATCTCGCTATCGGTGAGGAAGAAACGAATAAAAAGTTAGAAGCGGCTCTCGAAAAAGAAATCGAGCGATTAGCAACAGAATTTGTTGAGAAGATGCAGAGTGAATTCCAGGTAGATATTTTTGAACTTGGTAAAATTGTAAAAAAGAAAAATTATCACCGTTGGAAAGAAATGAAAGAAAACTGGGATGGGGAAGACGGCTATTTTTCAAAAGCTAACATTGAAATAAATGCAGAGGTAAAAATTAGGCATCAGATGATTATTGAACAGTTGGGATAG
- a CDS encoding spore germination protein, whose protein sequence is MLKKLFSKLNTKEVSEAQDDQIVMNESIDDTVASIKKIVGGSDDIIQRDFLIGKKIRATLFFVDGLSDSDSIEEDVLRPLINFTDVSRYDKKTEFIKYLETEVVTFSELKTEGSLEKAMVPFLSGETILVIDGIKELILLETRKFNERNITEPESEIVIRGPRDGFVETLHTNVLQVRRRVRDPNLTVQFGILGKKSKSDFAILYLKGVANEEHIKEMRYRISCIDNDQIIDTGTMEQFIEDNVLSFFPQILRTERVDKTVMALMNGQVVVFHDGSPFSLIAPVTFHMLFRSPEDYYDRYFVGSLVRSLRYVSAFVATFLPAIYIAMVSYHQRMIPTTLALSIAGSREGVPFPAFIEALIMEVTFELLREAGVRLPRAVGQTIGIVGGLVIGDAAVRAGIVSPIMVIVVAMTAIASFTLPDYSVSTTSRILRFIMMISAAVLGLYGILIVYIFINIHLVGLKSFGTYYTSPFAPYRFEEWKDLVFRAPLSLLKDRFSELNPKDKKRQGE, encoded by the coding sequence ATGTTAAAAAAACTTTTTTCAAAGTTAAATACAAAGGAAGTTAGTGAAGCTCAAGACGATCAGATTGTCATGAATGAAAGTATTGATGACACGGTTGCCTCAATAAAAAAAATCGTTGGTGGAAGTGACGATATTATTCAGCGTGATTTCTTGATCGGTAAGAAAATCCGCGCGACGCTGTTTTTTGTCGATGGTTTATCTGACTCCGATAGCATTGAAGAAGATGTGCTGCGCCCACTTATCAATTTCACTGATGTCTCTCGCTATGATAAAAAAACAGAATTTATCAAGTATTTAGAAACTGAAGTAGTGACGTTTAGTGAACTGAAAACAGAAGGCTCACTTGAAAAAGCAATGGTACCGTTTTTATCTGGAGAAACAATCTTAGTCATTGATGGGATTAAAGAACTGATTCTGCTAGAAACACGTAAATTTAACGAGCGTAATATTACTGAACCAGAAAGTGAAATCGTTATTCGAGGACCAAGAGATGGTTTCGTTGAGACACTTCACACGAACGTATTACAAGTTCGTCGCAGAGTCAGAGATCCAAATTTAACAGTTCAATTCGGTATTTTAGGGAAGAAGTCCAAAAGTGATTTTGCGATTCTTTATCTAAAAGGAGTCGCAAATGAAGAGCATATAAAAGAGATGCGCTATCGAATTAGTTGTATTGATAATGATCAAATCATTGATACTGGAACAATGGAACAATTTATCGAGGATAATGTCTTATCTTTCTTTCCGCAAATATTGAGAACAGAGCGTGTCGATAAAACGGTGATGGCCTTAATGAATGGACAAGTCGTTGTTTTTCATGATGGTAGCCCTTTTAGTTTAATTGCACCTGTCACGTTCCATATGTTGTTTCGTTCTCCTGAAGACTACTATGATCGTTATTTTGTCGGTTCGTTAGTAAGATCACTTCGATATGTGTCTGCATTTGTTGCAACGTTTCTTCCTGCCATTTACATTGCAATGGTTTCGTACCACCAAAGAATGATTCCAACGACACTCGCCCTTTCGATTGCGGGGTCACGGGAAGGTGTACCTTTCCCAGCTTTTATTGAAGCTTTAATAATGGAGGTCACGTTTGAACTATTAAGAGAAGCAGGAGTCCGTTTGCCGAGGGCTGTTGGGCAAACAATTGGCATTGTTGGTGGTCTTGTTATTGGTGATGCTGCTGTAAGGGCAGGGATTGTTAGTCCAATCATGGTTATTGTCGTCGCTATGACTGCGATCGCTTCTTTTACTCTTCCAGATTACAGCGTCAGTACTACTTCAAGAATCCTCCGATTTATTATGATGATAAGTGCTGCGGTTTTGGGGTTGTACGGAATTCTAATCGTTTATATTTTCATAAACATTCACTTAGTTGGTTTGAAAAGCTTTGGAACGTATTACACGTCTCCTTTCGCACCTTACCGATTTGAAGAGTGGAAAGATTTAGTATTTAGGGCACCGTTAAGCTTGTTAAAGGACCGTTTTTCGGAATTAAACCCTAAGGATAAAAAGCGTCAAGGCGAGTAG
- the hemE gene encoding uroporphyrinogen decarboxylase — protein sequence MTTKFNDNFLKATRGEKVSHVPVWYMRQAGRSQPEYLAIKKKYSLFEITHQPELCAYVTKLPVDQYNNDAAILYKDIMTPLPAIGVDVEIKAGIGPVIANPVRTYQDVEKLGKINPETDVKYVLDTIKLLREQLNVPLISFGGAPFTLASYMIEGGPSKNYNKTKAFMYSQPESWFLLMDKLAELTITYCKSQIKAGSQAIQIFDSWVGALNVHDYRIFIKPVMHKIFTALKEEDVPLIMFGVGASHLAKEWHDLPLDVVGLDWRLSIKEAGDRGVIKPVQGNLDPAILLAPWEIIEARTKEILDQGLAHKGGYIFNLGHGVFPEVKPDTLRRLTAFVHEYTAKNN from the coding sequence ATGACAACGAAATTCAACGACAATTTTTTAAAGGCTACTAGAGGGGAAAAGGTGTCACATGTTCCGGTATGGTATATGAGACAAGCGGGAAGATCTCAACCAGAGTATCTTGCTATTAAAAAGAAATACTCTTTGTTCGAAATCACTCATCAGCCAGAGCTCTGCGCTTATGTAACAAAGCTTCCAGTTGACCAATATAACAATGATGCCGCAATTTTATATAAAGATATTATGACGCCGCTGCCCGCGATTGGTGTGGACGTGGAGATTAAGGCTGGGATAGGACCAGTAATTGCTAATCCGGTTCGTACATACCAAGATGTAGAAAAATTAGGTAAGATTAATCCAGAAACAGATGTAAAATATGTATTGGATACGATTAAGCTATTAAGGGAGCAATTAAACGTACCGCTAATTTCTTTCGGCGGAGCACCTTTCACCCTTGCAAGCTATATGATTGAAGGCGGTCCTTCAAAAAACTATAATAAAACAAAAGCTTTTATGTATTCCCAACCTGAGAGCTGGTTCTTACTTATGGATAAACTAGCAGAATTGACGATTACATACTGTAAATCGCAAATTAAAGCAGGTTCACAGGCTATTCAAATTTTTGACTCTTGGGTAGGTGCTCTTAACGTTCATGATTATCGTATATTTATAAAACCTGTGATGCATAAAATTTTTACAGCGTTAAAAGAAGAAGATGTACCTTTGATTATGTTTGGTGTTGGTGCTAGTCATTTGGCTAAAGAGTGGCATGATCTTCCTCTAGATGTTGTTGGCTTAGATTGGAGACTTTCAATTAAAGAGGCGGGAGATCGTGGGGTTATAAAACCAGTTCAAGGAAATTTAGATCCTGCTATTTTGCTGGCACCTTGGGAAATTATTGAAGCTCGGACGAAAGAAATTTTGGATCAAGGCCTTGCCCATAAAGGCGGTTATATCTTTAACCTAGGACACGGGGTATTCCCAGAAGTTAAGCCTGATACATTACGGAGACTTACTGCTTTCGTTCACGAGTATACAGCAAAAAATAACTAG
- the hemH gene encoding ferrochelatase, whose amino-acid sequence MSKKTIGLLVMAYGTPRSTDEIESYYTHIRRGRKPSQEALDELTERYEAIGGISPLAKITKDQGQELEKKLNELNGDVQFKLYFGLKHIDPFIEDAIEEMKKDGIEEAISIVLAPHYSTFSVKSYNGRAKEHSEKITGPKITSIDSWYDHPKFIQYWADQIKKTFATMANDEKDNAVVIFSAHSLPEKILQNGDPYPEQLKETADLIANLSEIKNYTIGWQSEGQTPDPWIGPDVQDLTRDLYNQKGYTSFVYCPVGFVADHLEVLYDNDYECKIITDELGVNYYRPEMPNAKPEFIECLADVVISKLAKKESE is encoded by the coding sequence ATGTCTAAAAAAACGATAGGTTTACTTGTTATGGCTTATGGTACACCGCGAAGTACAGATGAAATCGAGTCATATTATACACATATTAGACGTGGCAGAAAACCTTCACAAGAAGCTTTAGATGAACTTACGGAACGTTATGAGGCTATTGGAGGAATTTCACCTTTAGCAAAAATTACAAAAGACCAAGGTCAAGAATTAGAAAAAAAATTAAATGAACTTAATGGAGATGTTCAGTTTAAATTATATTTTGGTTTAAAACATATTGATCCATTTATAGAGGATGCAATTGAAGAAATGAAAAAGGACGGCATAGAAGAGGCTATTAGTATTGTTTTAGCGCCACACTATTCAACTTTTAGCGTAAAGTCATATAATGGTCGTGCCAAAGAACATTCAGAAAAAATAACTGGTCCGAAAATTACTAGTATTGACAGCTGGTATGACCACCCGAAATTTATTCAATATTGGGCAGATCAAATTAAAAAAACATTTGCTACTATGGCTAATGACGAGAAAGATAATGCAGTTGTTATTTTTTCAGCTCATAGTCTTCCAGAAAAAATCTTACAAAATGGTGATCCTTATCCTGAGCAATTAAAGGAAACCGCGGACTTAATTGCGAATCTTTCTGAAATTAAAAACTATACGATTGGTTGGCAAAGTGAAGGGCAGACTCCTGATCCTTGGATTGGTCCAGACGTTCAAGATTTAACAAGGGATTTATACAACCAAAAAGGCTATACCTCTTTTGTATATTGTCCTGTCGGGTTTGTAGCCGATCATCTAGAAGTTCTTTACGATAATGATTACGAGTGTAAAATTATCACTGATGAATTAGGAGTCAATTATTATCGTCCAGAAATGCCGAATGCTAAACCCGAGTTTATTGAATGTTTAGCCGATGTTGTGATCAGTAAGCTGGCTAAGAAAGAAAGTGAATAA
- the hemY gene encoding protoporphyrinogen oxidase, whose translation MDKKKVAIIGGGITGITAAYYLQKEIYANNLDCEYRLFEKSTKLGGKITTDYRNGFVIEMGPDSFLGRKMSASRLAKEVGLEKDLVPNGGGGAFILNNEKLYPIPGGAIMGIPTEMGPFATTKLFSPLGKIRAAGDLILPRASDPDLDMSLGSFFRKRLGNEVVDNLIEPLLSGIYAGDIDKLSLMATFPQFHQVEQKYRSLILGMKRAKPPKQKKVPNEKPKGMFLSFKGGLQSLVDGVEKLLDEDSIVKGVGVVKIEKKDAKYELTFSSGKVEMFDYVVMATPHEVIEKTLKDYSFVSSLAEIPSTSVATIAMAFPKSAIKKDIDGTGFVVSKNNNYNITACTWTHKKWHHSTPEGYALLRCYVGRAGNDAIVDWSDEEIINAVLTDLNKTMEIDEKPEFHIIRRWKNSMPQYNVGHKHRIDELKEQLQKQLPGVYVAGGSFAGIGVPDCIDQGEAVVEQIKTALQKG comes from the coding sequence ATGGATAAAAAGAAAGTAGCAATTATTGGTGGCGGTATCACCGGGATAACAGCAGCCTACTATTTACAAAAAGAAATTTATGCAAATAACTTAGATTGCGAATATCGTCTTTTTGAAAAGTCTACAAAATTAGGTGGAAAAATCACGACAGACTACCGCAATGGATTTGTAATTGAAATGGGTCCAGATTCTTTTTTAGGTAGAAAGATGAGCGCTTCAAGACTTGCAAAAGAAGTTGGTTTAGAAAAAGACCTTGTTCCAAATGGTGGTGGTGGAGCTTTTATTTTAAATAATGAAAAGCTTTATCCGATCCCAGGCGGTGCTATTATGGGGATCCCAACCGAAATGGGTCCATTTGCAACAACAAAACTATTTTCACCTTTAGGAAAAATAAGAGCTGCAGGAGATTTAATTTTACCGAGAGCAAGCGATCCTGATCTAGATATGTCTTTAGGTAGTTTTTTTCGAAAACGTCTAGGTAATGAAGTTGTTGATAATTTGATTGAGCCATTATTGTCTGGAATTTATGCAGGTGATATTGATAAATTAAGTTTAATGGCAACATTCCCTCAGTTTCATCAAGTAGAACAAAAGTATCGCAGTCTTATTTTGGGGATGAAAAGAGCGAAACCACCGAAACAGAAAAAGGTTCCAAATGAAAAACCAAAAGGAATGTTTTTGTCTTTTAAAGGTGGCTTACAATCTTTAGTAGATGGAGTTGAGAAGCTTCTTGATGAAGACTCTATTGTTAAAGGTGTCGGGGTTGTTAAGATAGAGAAAAAAGATGCGAAATATGAACTAACGTTTTCTAGTGGGAAAGTAGAAATGTTTGATTATGTAGTAATGGCGACCCCACATGAGGTTATCGAAAAAACTTTAAAAGATTATTCATTTGTTAGTTCATTAGCAGAAATCCCATCTACTTCTGTTGCAACTATTGCAATGGCATTTCCAAAAAGTGCGATAAAAAAAGACATTGATGGAACTGGTTTTGTTGTTTCAAAGAATAACAATTATAACATCACTGCTTGTACGTGGACTCATAAAAAATGGCATCATTCAACTCCAGAAGGCTATGCGCTGTTACGTTGCTATGTAGGTCGAGCTGGAAATGATGCAATTGTTGATTGGTCAGATGAGGAAATTATTAATGCCGTCCTAACGGATTTAAATAAAACAATGGAAATTGATGAAAAGCCTGAATTCCACATCATTCGGCGTTGGAAAAATTCAATGCCACAATATAATGTTGGTCATAAACATCGTATTGATGAATTGAAAGAACAGTTGCAAAAGCAATTGCCTGGTGTTTACGTTGCAGGAGGGTCGTTTGCAGGGATTGGCGTTCCTGATTGTATCGACCAAGGCGAAGCAGTTGTCGAGCAAATAAAAACGGCTCTTCAAAAAGGTTGA